In the Aliarcobacter cryaerophilus genome, one interval contains:
- a CDS encoding VapE domain-containing protein, with amino-acid sequence MSSSYKMPKLVSNFELSNKLIEEAKLKAKPESERIKKSQKQELITILVKNGISKNEAMKMTSDRIEKLSLDPSFIIKFNDGKEVAVGVIKACPKLYEGEYVADPFYELEGKQKAIILPDGNIYSFKHGGYTIRNNTSVAYVIDRINKIQNVYSELEALGLKDEFEKILSNIEDLSKKDIREIKTLLKTRGVIKNLDDLNIKLYSRYELSSEGRPLSTDKNLEELLRKYGFEFFYDEIAKEIKITHPEISKSTDNDLGVAYSIIQSYAERDNFKKDIIEHLGPLLMNKFAINPLKDMVEDAISKYDGQDYIKKLVDCLELNSTYQYKYVIVRLWLIQCVASWFHENEKCPVKGAYMKFEQVLLIQGMQGLSKTKLFSKLLDFNGMNKYFKAGAKLNPSDKDTIIQSNGYGIVELGEIDATFRKSDIAELKAFLSNTYDQVRLPYDRTASKYKRRTSFCASVNETSFLVDMTGNRRFLILPLLAINFIKVEEIDFFQLWGQIATMYKNGTKWWLDRDNIEDKVILEELEQLHNAHVKTTMIDDIVYEVVTKIEERRSLSNHSLGNYSQSNQTSFSPTKILQYFGIQKPNRSEIAEFKEKMSKAGYEFNKANSLRLPSNLLN; translated from the coding sequence ATGAGTAGTAGTTACAAAATGCCAAAACTTGTTAGTAATTTTGAATTATCAAACAAGTTAATAGAAGAAGCTAAGTTAAAAGCTAAACCAGAATCTGAGAGAATCAAAAAATCTCAAAAACAAGAGTTAATAACAATTCTTGTTAAAAACGGAATTTCAAAGAATGAAGCAATGAAAATGACAAGCGATAGGATAGAGAAATTATCGCTTGATCCTTCATTTATAATAAAATTTAATGATGGAAAAGAAGTTGCAGTTGGTGTTATAAAAGCTTGCCCCAAATTATATGAAGGTGAATATGTTGCTGATCCATTTTATGAATTGGAAGGAAAACAAAAAGCAATTATCCTACCTGATGGTAATATCTATTCATTTAAACATGGAGGATATACTATTAGAAATAATACTTCCGTAGCTTATGTTATTGATAGAATTAATAAAATTCAAAATGTTTATTCAGAGCTTGAAGCTCTTGGATTAAAAGATGAATTTGAGAAAATATTATCAAACATAGAAGATTTAAGTAAAAAAGATATTAGAGAAATCAAAACTTTACTTAAAACAAGAGGTGTTATTAAAAATCTTGATGATTTAAATATTAAGTTATATTCAAGATATGAACTTTCATCAGAAGGAAGACCTCTATCGACAGATAAAAATCTTGAAGAACTTTTGCGAAAATATGGATTTGAGTTTTTTTATGATGAAATTGCAAAAGAAATAAAAATTACACATCCTGAAATTTCTAAAAGCACAGATAACGATTTAGGTGTTGCATATTCAATTATTCAATCATATGCTGAAAGAGATAATTTCAAAAAAGACATTATCGAGCATTTAGGTCCTTTATTAATGAATAAATTTGCAATCAATCCTTTAAAAGATATGGTTGAAGATGCTATATCTAAATATGATGGGCAAGATTATATTAAAAAGTTAGTTGATTGTTTAGAGTTAAATAGTACTTATCAATATAAATACGTAATAGTAAGGCTGTGGCTAATTCAATGTGTAGCATCTTGGTTTCATGAGAATGAAAAATGTCCAGTTAAAGGTGCTTATATGAAGTTTGAACAAGTACTTTTGATTCAAGGAATGCAAGGTTTATCTAAAACAAAGTTATTTTCAAAACTTTTAGATTTTAATGGTATGAATAAATACTTCAAAGCAGGAGCAAAGTTAAATCCAAGTGATAAAGATACGATTATACAATCTAATGGATATGGAATTGTTGAATTAGGTGAAATTGATGCAACGTTCCGGAAAAGTGATATAGCTGAATTAAAAGCCTTTTTATCTAACACATATGACCAAGTTAGATTACCATACGATAGAACTGCTTCTAAATATAAAAGAAGAACTTCCTTTTGTGCGAGTGTCAATGAAACAAGTTTCCTCGTTGATATGACGGGAAATAGGCGTTTTTTGATTCTACCATTATTAGCTATAAATTTTATAAAAGTTGAAGAAATTGATTTTTTTCAATTATGGGGTCAAATTGCTACTATGTATAAGAACGGTACAAAATGGTGGTTAGATAGAGATAATATTGAGGATAAAGTAATTCTTGAGGAATTAGAACAACTTCATAATGCTCATGTAAAAACAACTATGATTGATGATATTGTTTATGAAGTAGTTACAAAAATTGAAGAAAGAAGGTCTCTTTCTAATCATTCGCTTGGAAATTATAGTCAATCAAATCAAACTTCATTCTCACCAACTAAAATATTACAATATTTTGGAATACAAAAACCAAATAGATCAGAAATCGCAGAATTCAAAGAAAAAATGTCTAAAGCTGGTTATGAATTCAATAAAGCTAATAGCTTGCGTTTACCTTCTAATTTATTAAATTAA